A region of uncultured Carboxylicivirga sp. DNA encodes the following proteins:
- a CDS encoding FAD-binding oxidoreductase, with amino-acid sequence MINRKRKELYPVKVIENNLIKEDVHYLKLDSKFNFKPGQVIAIAMKQDDEPRLYSIASGINKDYLGILFDVNPDGQLTPTMSQLKSGDQLYISEPFGKFLCEDTPAMWIATGTGIAPFVSLAESSKAKNITLIHGARTIDAFYLQDTFIEILGENYKRFCTSEQQEGIYHGRLTNYLQQQKQLPTDYKYYLCGNSQMIIDVREILIEKGVPFDHIIAEIYF; translated from the coding sequence ATGATCAACCGCAAACGAAAAGAACTCTATCCGGTTAAAGTCATAGAAAATAATCTTATCAAAGAAGACGTTCATTATCTCAAACTGGATAGTAAATTCAACTTTAAGCCCGGACAGGTAATTGCCATAGCAATGAAGCAGGATGATGAACCTCGCTTGTATTCTATTGCTTCGGGAATCAATAAGGATTATCTGGGAATATTATTTGATGTTAATCCTGATGGTCAACTAACACCCACAATGTCACAGTTGAAATCAGGTGATCAACTTTATATTTCAGAACCTTTTGGAAAGTTTTTATGCGAAGATACACCTGCCATGTGGATTGCAACAGGTACAGGAATAGCTCCTTTTGTTTCGTTGGCAGAATCCAGTAAGGCAAAAAATATTACTTTGATTCATGGAGCCAGAACAATTGATGCTTTTTATCTGCAGGATACATTTATTGAAATACTGGGAGAAAATTACAAGCGCTTTTGTACTTCAGAACAACAGGAAGGCATCTACCACGGAAGACTAACAAACTACCTGCAACAGCAAAAGCAATTACCTACCGATTATAAATATTATCTTTGCGGAAATTCTCAGATGATAATTGATGTAAGGGAAATACTTATTGAAAAAGGTGTTCCATTCGATCACATTATTGCTGAAATATATTTTTAA
- the rlmN gene encoding 23S rRNA (adenine(2503)-C(2))-methyltransferase RlmN has protein sequence MAKEALYGKTLNELKEVMTELNLPSFTSKQVADWLYKKHVTSIDEMNNLSKKARALLHEKYELGLTKHESYQESIDGTKKYLFKTAGSQYIESAYLPEENRNTLCVSSQVGCKMGCLFCMTARQGFQKQLTSGEILNQIASLPERDTLTNLVYMGMGEPMDNIDNVLKSLEIITSDWGYGWSPRRINVSTIGVVPAMRRFIEESEAHLAVSLHSPFNEERKQLMPIENVYTAEQVVETIKQYDFGRQRRISFEYIMFKGVNDTAEHVKGLTKLLNGIRCRINLIHFHPIPNSPLQGSDRSKMEWFRDQLSAKGLNTTIRKSRGEDIYAACGLLSTKKLISTGDEKDY, from the coding sequence ATGGCCAAAGAAGCATTGTACGGTAAAACATTAAATGAATTAAAAGAAGTGATGACAGAATTAAATCTCCCTTCTTTTACTTCCAAGCAGGTAGCCGATTGGTTATACAAGAAACATGTAACTTCGATAGATGAAATGAATAACCTGTCGAAAAAAGCCAGAGCCTTACTCCACGAAAAATACGAACTTGGTCTGACCAAACACGAGTCATATCAGGAATCAATAGATGGCACAAAAAAGTATTTGTTTAAAACCGCCGGATCACAATATATCGAAAGTGCCTACCTACCTGAAGAAAATAGAAATACTCTTTGTGTATCTTCTCAGGTTGGTTGTAAGATGGGATGTTTGTTTTGTATGACTGCCCGTCAGGGTTTTCAAAAACAACTTACAAGCGGTGAAATACTAAATCAGATTGCCAGTTTACCCGAAAGAGATACTCTCACCAACCTGGTATACATGGGCATGGGTGAACCGATGGATAACATAGATAATGTCTTAAAAAGTCTCGAAATCATAACATCTGACTGGGGTTATGGCTGGAGTCCCCGACGTATAAATGTTTCTACTATTGGTGTTGTTCCTGCCATGCGCCGTTTTATTGAAGAATCAGAAGCACACCTGGCCGTTAGCCTTCATTCGCCATTTAACGAAGAAAGAAAACAGCTAATGCCAATTGAGAACGTTTATACAGCCGAACAGGTTGTTGAAACTATCAAACAATATGATTTCGGAAGACAACGAAGAATTTCTTTCGAATATATCATGTTTAAAGGAGTAAATGATACTGCAGAACATGTCAAAGGGCTCACCAAGCTATTAAACGGAATAAGATGCCGAATCAATTTAATTCATTTTCACCCGATACCCAACTCTCCGTTGCAAGGTAGTGACAGATCAAAGATGGAATGGTTCAGAGACCAACTCAGTGCCAAAGGACTAAATACAACAATCAGAAAATCAAGAGGCGAAGATATTTATGCTGCTTGTGGTTTACTTTCTACCAAAAAATTAATTAGTACTGGTGATGAAAAAGATTATTGA
- a CDS encoding single-stranded DNA-binding protein, translating to MLKLILNGTVGKDAEIKEVGNRKAINFNVAVSMDYRDHSGKKIERTEWVHAVIWKNDNQSTKIAEYIKKGQKVLIEGVPGSESFQDKEGQVKSSLHVNVKELEFLN from the coding sequence ATGTTGAAACTAATCTTAAATGGAACAGTAGGTAAAGATGCCGAAATAAAAGAGGTGGGCAATCGTAAGGCCATTAATTTTAATGTTGCGGTATCGATGGATTACAGAGATCATTCGGGAAAGAAAATTGAACGCACAGAATGGGTGCATGCAGTTATCTGGAAAAATGATAATCAAAGCACTAAAATAGCTGAGTATATTAAAAAAGGGCAAAAAGTATTAATTGAGGGGGTTCCGGGAAGTGAAAGCTTTCAGGATAAAGAAGGACAGGTAAAGAGTAGTTTACATGTCAACGTTAAGGAACTGGAGTTTCTTAATTAA